Genomic window (Nitrospinaceae bacterium):
ATCTCGATGGCCCGAGCGCGAGGGCCCAAGTTTTGCCTGCCTGAATTTTTCGAATATTTCTCTTGAATTTTTTTTAATGGATGCGTTAGAGAGCCAACTGGCCCTCGGTGGGCTCTGCTCAGCAGAACCACGATTCGGTGAGCCGGGGGGGCTTTAGGCGGTCCGGGGGAAGGGCCGGGGCGGGCCGATCTCTATCGGGGCGCTCTAGTGTCTGGACGGCGGCGGCGCGGATTCGCCCGAAGGTGAGGGCGGCGTCTTCTTCTTGGGTGGCGGCGTCCTCGGCGATGGCGAGCACTTCCCCGTGGAGGTGGTCCATCCTCGGATCGGGGTGGCGCCAGCGGTGGATGAAGTTCTCGGGGTCGTATTCGCCAAGGTGGGGCTGCATGGCGCCAGAGTTGAGCATGTCGGCCCCGGGGGGCACCAGCAGGCGTATGGCGAGCTGGATTGGGTCAACGTGGTCGATAAGTTCGTTATCTTCAATAAAATCAATCAGATCCAGGTAGTCCTCGGCGCTCGTCCATGGGGTGAACGAGAGCAGCGAGGGGCGGATCGAGATATTCGCCTTGTTGCAGTGATTCAGTGCCTCCAGCGTGTCCGCCCGCGTGTGGCCCTTGTCGAGATTGGCAAGCACGGTATCGCTCAGCGACTCAACGGCAGAGACAATGAAGATGCAGCCGAGGCGGGCAAACTCAGGGAGAAGGTCTTTGTTGTTAACAAGGTGCTCGACCTTGGCTGTGAAGTCGAATGTGAGCTCAGGGTGTTTGTCATGGAGCGCCCGGGCGATTCGCAACGCGTGCGCGGGCCCGTTTAAAAAATCCGGATCGGCAAAGGTTATATGTTTTGCGCCCTTTTCGAGGAGCGCTTGAATGTCCTCAAGAACAATTTCACGTGGTACAGCAAAAAATCGTCCTTTGTATACGGGCGGTATGGGGCAGTGAAGGCATAAGTGCTTGCAGCCACGGCTGGCCTCGACTGTACCCACCGGCAGGTGTTCACCATCTTTGTACAGATGGGCATAGGACTCTAGCGGGGGAAGTCCATTCCTGTGGGGTAGAAGTGGCGTTATTTTTTCTAGGTAGGGTTCCTCTTGTCGCTCACGGGTGCTGACGCCTTGTACCATGGAGGGATCTTTGCCGTTGGCGAGGGTGTCGATTAATTTTGCGAGTGGTGACTCTATTTCACCTCCGATGATAGAGTCCGCCACGTTTTCGAGAAGGTAGGTTTCGTTCAGGCTGGCGTAAAGGCCGTAAAAGCAGATGTGGCATGACTGATTGATTTCGCGCACCCGTCGAGCCGCTTCTATTCCTAGCCGGAGCGCTGTATGCATCGGAACGCTGATTCCTACAAAAAGAGCTTCCGATATTTTGTCTGGGTCAAGTGTTTCGATTGCCAAATCAAGAACGGCTGGCGAATAGCTGGCGTGGCGCAAATAGGCAATTGGTGAGGCTAATGCCATAGGCTGATGGCCTAATTCGTAGCATGAGATAAGGACAATGGCGCTGGATGTTTTCCAATAACTGAAAGATTTCAAAATTGGTTACCATTCCATGAAATTTCGCCATAATGAAAAACCCCCGGCGCCTGGCACCGGGGCCTTGGTTTCGTTCTGGACTATTCTTTAGGCGGTGAAGGAGCTTCCGCAACCACAGGTTCCTGTCGCATTCGGATTTTCAATCTTAAATCCAGAACCCTGAAGGGTGTCCACGTAATCGACTGAAGCACCGTTCAGCATGGGATAGCTGTTGGCGTCAACATAAATATTAAAACCGTCAGCTTCGATTGTATGATCGTTTGGGTCTGTGCTGTCGTCGAAGTAGAGGCCGTAGCTGTATCCGGAGCAACCTCCTGCAGTCACGGTTAACCTTAGGCCAATGCCTGGTTTATCTTCTGCATCCACGAGTTCTCTTACTTTGTCTTCGGCGGCTGTGGTTATTGAAATCCCTTCGCGAGTCTCGGGTTTTGTGGCATCGAAGAGGTTGATTGCGGTATCAGACATTGAATGGTTCTCCTTTGTTGGATTTTGTGTTGTTTGTCAAGGATTTGACTACGTCGTTTTCGCCTTCAGCCGAAATTTGAGTTAACCCGCTATGGATGTGCTCATCTTTTAACTCTTTTTCCGTAATGACGGGCAAGTCGGCGAAGGTCGCTTCCCTGAAGAAATCTGTTAGTCGCTTTTGGGCTAAGGCAAAAACTTCGTTCATCGAACAAAATTCTTCTATCTCACAACAGGACTCTGTATCTTGGCACATGACTAATGTAATTGGACCGTCGATCGCTTGGATAACCTCAAGGAAATTAATCTCCGAGGCGGGGCGCGAGAGGCGGTAGCCGCCTTTTGGGCCCTGAACGGAATTCAGAATCTTTGCTTTGATGAGCATGGGCATCAGTTTTGCGAGGAAGGCCTGGGGAATCTGCTGTGCATGCGCGATCTCGCCTATGGTACAGAGTCTGCCGTCTGTTTGTCGCGAGAGGTAGACTACCGCGCGCAATGCATAGTCTCCCGCCCGGCTGATCTGCATGGGGTGGCCCTCCCAGGACAATGTGCGCTCGGATGAAATCTCTTTGAGTGCCACATGCCGCACATAAGCCACGGGCACACAAACATGACTTATTCCGTCCTATATAAATGGATCGCGACCGAATGTCAATGGATTAAAGTCAAATTTATCTTAAAATACGTTCTAGGCTTTTGTATTTTAGAGGTATTCCTGAATTTGGGATGATGTGTCTTGGACTTAGCGGAAGCATTGTGGGTGCGATTTTTGCCTTATTGGTCATAATTTTAAGGTTTCTTCATGTGGCGAAAGTGAAATTATGATTGTATGTTATTGTATTTATTTAATTTGATAGTATATGACAGTATATGATTAAAAAAGTTGACAGACGGACACTCAGATATTATATTCCCCCTTAGCTTAGATGTGGTCGGTGGGCCGCGCCGTCTTTACAGGGGTGAGGAAATGTTAATACACCCCTTATGTGGAATCAAAAATGATGAATTTCGACCGCTTCACACATAAGACACAAGAGGCGCTCCAGTTTGCCCAGGAATTCGCCGGCTCGTTGGGGCACCAAAGCCTCGTGCCCGTCCATGTGCTCATTGCGCTCCTAGACCAGCCGGGCGGCGTCCTCTCCCCCTTGGTGGGCAAGGCCGGAGTAGATCCCGGCGCGCTGCATCAGGCCCTCTCTGGCGCCCTTGAAAAACTCCCGAAGGTCTCTGGTGGCGAGAATGAAATCTACGTCTCACCAGAGCTCAAACGCATCATCGAGAACGCCCAGGCCCAGGCCAAGGCGCTTGCCGATGAGTATGTCAGCGCCGAGCACTTCATCCTCGCGGCCCTTGAGCCGGCGCAGACCGACATTGCCCCGATTCTTGAAAAAACGGGTCTCGAGAAAGAAAAACTGCTCGATGCCCTCAAGGACATTCGGGGCTCTGAGCGTATCACCGATCCCGACCCCGAGAGCCGCTACCAATCCCTTGAGCGCTTTGCCATCGATCTCACAGAGCGGGCTCGTGCCGGAAAACTTGACCCCGTTATTGGTCGCGACGCCGAAATTCGCCGGGTCATGCAGGTCATCTCCCGTCGCACCAAAAACAACCCCGTCCTCATCGGCGAGCCCGGTGTCGGCAAAACCGCCATCGCCGAGGGTCTGGCGCTTCGCATCGTGAATGGAGATGTGCCCGAGGGCTTGAAAGACAAACGCCTCGTCTCGCTCGACATCGGCTCCCTCATCGCAGGCTCAAAATATCGGGGCGAGTTCGAAGATCGCCTCAAGGCGGTGCTCAAGGAAGTTACTGACTCCGGGGGAGAGATCATACTTTTCATCGACGAGCTGCATACTGTCGTAGGTGCCGGTGCCGCAGAGGGCGCCGTCGATGCCTCGAACCTGCTCAAGCCCGCCCTCGCGCGGGGCGAGCTGCATTGTGTCGGCGCAACCACCCTCGATGAATACCACAAGCACATCGAAAAAGATGCCGCTTTGGAGCGCCGCTTCCAGCCCATCCTGGTCGGCGAGCCGAGTGTCGAGGACACCGTTTCGATACTTCGGGGCCTTAAAGAGCGCTACGAGGTCCATCACGGTGTCCGCATTCTTGACAGTGCCATTATGTCGGCGGCCACGCTTTCGCATCGCTACATCAGCGACCGCCAGTTGCCCGACAAGGCCATTGATCTTATCGACGAGTCGGCGAGCGCCCTTCGGATGGAGATTGACAGCCTGCCCGAGGAGATTGATCGCCAGGAGCGCGCCCTTCTTCGCGCCCAGATTGAAGAGCGCGCGCTTGAAAAAGAAGAAGACGATCAGAGCGTCGAGCGCCTGGAAAACATTCGAAAGCAAATTGCCGATCTGAAGAACGAGACCGGCGGCCTGCGCTCCCGCTGGGCGGACGAGAAAAAAATTATCGGCCGCATCCGTGAATTCAAGGGCCGATTCGAGGCGCTCAAGGCCGAGGCCGAGCGCGCCGAGCGCGAGGGCGACCTGGGCCGGGCGGCCGAGATTCGCTACGGCGAAATTATTTCCGTCGAAAAGGAAATCGAGGAAGCCAACGGCCTTCTTGCGCTGCAGGGTGAGAACCGAATGCTCAAAGAAGAAGTGGGCGAGGATGACATTGCCCTCGTGGTGAGCAGGTGGACCGGCATACCCGTGACGCGCCTTCTTGAGGGCGAGCGGGAAAAACTTCTCCACATGGAAGAGCGGCTTCACGATAGGGTCATTGGTCAATCTCGCGCCGTCGAGGCTGTCTCGGAGGCCGTTCGTCGAGCAAGGGCGGGAATTACAGAGCCCGATAGGCCCATTGGCTCATTCATCTTCCTGGGCCCCACCGGCGTGGGCAAAACCGAGCTTGCCCGGGCGCTGGCGGAATTTCTCTTTGATGATGAGGCGGCCATGATTCGCGTCGATATGAGCGAGTACATGGAAAAACATTCGGTGGCGCGGATGATCGGCGCACCTCCGGGATACATTGGCTACGACGAAGGAGGGCACCTGACCGAGCAGGTCAGGCGGCATCCCTACTCGGTGCTCCTGTTCGATGAAATCGAAAAGGCCCACCCCGAGGTGTTCAATCTTTTGCTCCAGGTTCTTGACGACGGTCGCCTTACCGACGGCCAGGGGCGAACAGTTGATTTCAGAAATACGGTGGTCATCATGACGAGCAACGTTGGCACCGAGGAGCTCTCCGAGTCGCGGATGGGTTTTCTCCCCGCAGATGAGCCCGAGACGAAAGATTCGAAATCCGCCCTCTCGGCGCTTCGCCATGTGTTCCGGCCTGAATTCCTGAACCGCATCGACGAGGTGATACCCTTTGAGTCCTTGGACAAGGGAAACATTCGGAAGATCGTTGATATTCAGCTTTTGCGGCTTAAAGATCGCATTGCCGGGCAGCGAATCTCGCTTGAGCTGACCGAGGCGGCCAAAAACTTTCTCGCCGAGCGCGGCTGGGAGCCCGTTTATGGTGCGCGGCCCCTCAAGCGGGCGATACAAACGCATGTCCTCAATCCGGTCAGCAAGAAACTTCTGGGCGGCGAATGCCACCCGGGCGACACCGTCGCGGCCGATTACAGGGCTGGCGATGAAGAATTAATTTTTTCTGTAGTTGAGGAGGCCGAAACGGTGAGTTCTTAACATAGGGCCAAGAAAAATGCTCTTTACTAGGATTGTTCGTTTTCTTGGAAATGAAATTCAACTTTTAAGTTTCGAATAAAAACATTAGAAATTAACTGAACCACACCAATAGGAGCGAGACTGAAAATGGCTGGAAAAGTGATAGGAATCGATTTAGGAACGACGAACTCTGTCGTGGCAATCATGGAAGGCGGGCAGCCGACTGTAATTCCCAACCAGGAGGGCAACCGAACGACCCCGAGCGTCGTGGCCTTCACAAGCGATAAAGATCGTCTCGTCGGCCTTGTGGCCAAGCGCCAGGCAGTGACGAATCCGACGAACACGATTTTCTCGAACAAGCGCTTCATGGGCCGTCGCTATGACGAGGTGCCCGAGGAAGTGAAGATGGTGCCGTACGAGGTCATAAAATCATCCACCGGCGATGTGCGGATTAAAAGCGAGGGCGAGGAGCATTCGCCGCCCGCTATTTCGGCGATGGTGCTTCAAAAACTCAAACAGGCGGCCGAGGATTATCTTGGAAGCAAGGTCGAGGATGCGGTTGTCACCGTGCCCGCTTATTTCAATGACAGCCAGCGGCAGGCAACAAAAGATGCCGGACAGGTTGCTGGCCTCAATGTCCTGCGAATCATCAACGAGCCGACGGCGGCAGCCCTGGCCTATGGGCTAGATAAGAAAAAAGATCAGCTCATCGCCGTCTACGACTTTGGTGGCGGAACGTTTGACGTTTCTGTTCTTGAGGTTGGTGACAACGTGGTTGAGGTGAAATCGACGAACGGCGACACGCATCTGGGCGGCGACAACATCGATCAACTTGTCATGGAGTGGATGCTTGAGGAATTCAAGAAAGATCAGGGGCTCGATCTCTCAAATGACCCGATGGCGCTCCAGCGGCTCCGCGAGGAGGCCGAAAAAGCCAAAATCGAACTATCGAGCTCAAGCGAGACAGATATTAATCTGCCGTTCATCACGGCGGACGCCTCCGGGCCCAAGCATCTGAACATCAAACTCTCTCGCTCGAAGCTTGAGCAGTTGGCTGGTGAACTGGTGGAGAGGACGCTCGGCCCCTGCCGCCGGGCGATTGATGATGCTGGTGTTGAGCCCAGCGCAATTGACGAAGTGGTGTTGGTTGGCGGCTCGACCCGTATGCCGCTCGTTCAGGAAACGGTCAATAAGTTCTTTGGTAAAGAGCCTCACAAGGGTGTGAACCCGGACGAGGTTGTCGCCATCGGTGCGGCAGTCCAGGGCGGTATTCTTGCGGGAGACGTGAAGGACGTCCTTCTGCTTGACGTTACCCCCCTTTCGCTGGGCATCGAAACACTTGGCGGCGTTGCGACGAAGCTCATCGAGCGCAATACGACGATTCCGGTTCGCAAGAGCGAGACCTTCTCAACGGCTGCCGACAACCAGCCCTCAGTTGAGGTGCATGTGCTCCAGGGCGAGCGCGAGATGGCACGCGACAACAGAACCCTCGGCAAATTCCATCTCACCGATATTCCGCCCGCCCAGCGCGGCACACCGCAAATCGAAGTAACCTTCGACATCGACGCCAATGGCATCGTAAGCGTGTCGGCCAAGGACCAGGGCACCGGCAAGGAGCAGTCGATCACAATTACCAGCTCTAGCGGTCTTGGTGATGATGAGATCCGGGGCATGGTGAGCGATGCCGAGGAGCACGCCGATGAGGATAAGAAGAATCGCGAGATCATCGAGGCGCGCAACCAGGCCGACTCCATGGCCTACAGCACCGAGAAGATGCTCAAGGAGAATGAGGATAAAATTTCAGAAGAGGACAAAACCTCGATTGAGGAGGCCATCGCTGGTGTGAAGGCCGTTCTTGAGAACGTTGAGGCAACGAAAGAGGAAATCGAGGAGGCCAGCGCCAAACTGGAGGCCGCCTCGCATAAACTGGCCGAAGTGATGTATCAACAGGCAGCCGAGCAGGCTGGCGAGGAAGGGGCGCCCACAGAGAACGGAGACGGCGCAGCAGGGGGCGATGCCTCCGAGCAGGGAGATGTCGTGGACGCAGAGTTCGAGGAAGTGGACAAGGATAAGAGCTGAGCAGCTTGCCCCCGGGAGTGAAGGCGTATGGCTAAGCAGGATTATTACGAGGTTTTCGGCGTCCAGCAGAACGCCTCTGACGATGAGATAAAGCGCGTTTTTAAAAAGCTTGCCCGAAAATATCACCCGGACGTGAATCCGGGTGATAATAAGGCCGAGGAGCGCTTCAAGGAGATTAGCGAGGCCTACGCAGTCCTTTCGGACCCGGAGAAGCGCCGTAAATATGACGCCATGGGCCATAACGCGTTTGCGGGCGGAAGCCCGTGGGGTGCAAGGGGCGCGCCGCAGAATGTCGAGGATATTCTCCGGGAGTTTGGTGTCGGGGATGTCTTCGGCGGCATGTTCGGCGGCGCTGGTCGTGGTGGCGGCGGTGGATTCTGGGGCTCGCCCCGACCGCAGGGGCCCCAAAAAGGAAACGATGTTAACTACACGATGGAGATTGGGTTCGACGATTCGTTGCGCGGGATGAACTCGACCATCACGGTGCCCAAGGTGGAGGTTCTAAACGGCGCCATGCACCGGGGAACCGAGCGCATTCAGGTGAAGGTGCCGCCCGGCGTCTCGAATGGCTCGAAAATCAGGCTTGCCAAAAAAGGCGAGCCCTCGCCCAACGGTGGGCCCGGCGGTGATTTGTTCATCATCACGCGGGTGCGGCCCCATGAATTTTTAGAGCGAAAGGGCGACAATCTGCATCTCGATTTGCCCGTCTCTATTTCCGAGGCGCTTTTGGGCACGCGAATTGAAATTCATACCTACGAGGGAACAACGAAGATGACGATCCCGCCCTGCACCCAGAGCGGGCAGACGTTCCGCCTCAGCGGCAAGGGCGCCCCTCATCTTAAGGGCAGTGGCAAGGGCGATCTCTATGTGACGGCCCGTGTGCAGATTCCCAAACATCTTGACGAGGAGAGCAAGGAATTGATTCGCGAGTTCGAGCGGAAGAATCCCTCAAGCCCCCGCGCCGAGATGACGGGCGTGAGTCTTTAGGAGGCGATGGTGGCGAGCCGGGCACAGAGGAAAGATGGAAGGTACACGATAAGCGCCGTGGCCGAGATGTTCGAGGTCCATCCCCAGACGCTCCGCATGTATGAGCGCGAGGGGCTTTTGGAGCCGGGCAGAAGCGAGGGGAAAACCCGTCTGTACTCAGAAGGTGATCTCGAGCAGCTCGAAATAATACTCACCCTCACGCGGGAGATGGGGGTGAACCTCGCCGGCGTCGCGGTGATCCTCGACCTTCGCTCAAAGCTGGTGCAGGCGGTCGAGCGGTTGAGTGAGTTGGAGGACGTTTTCAGCTCCGATGCCATGGAGGATCTTCGCGAGCAGTTGCGCGGGGTTGGTCCCGAGCGGGGAGCGATGATTCCGCTGCGCGCAGCCAAGTTGATTCGCGTTAAGCGGCAAACGAGCTAGTTGTTTCGCTCGGAAATTTGACGCCTGTCGTACTATCAGGTTGCCGCACACCTGGAATGATATCTGGTCGCCGCCGGGTTGTTTTGTAGTGGAGAGTATCGTGAGTACGAATTCGATCAAGAGTTTTGCTCTTCTCGGGTTGCTGACGGCGCTGATCCTATGGGTCGGAAATTTGGTCGGCGGGCGTGGCGGGCTCATCATAGCGCTCCTCATCGCGGTGGCGATGAATGGCTACAGCTACTGGTACTCGGACAAGATGGTGCTCTGGTCCACCGGGGCGCAAGAGGTCTTGCCCGGGCATGCGCCCGAACTATACGGCATGGTGGGCGATCTCGCCCGGCGGGCTCAGCTTCCCATGCCCCGGGTCTATGTGGTGCCTGAGCGGGCGCCCAATGCATTTGCCACCGGGCGCAATCCCGAGAATGCGGCGGTCGCCTTCACCGAGGGTATCCTTGAAACGCTTGATCGAGAGGAGCTAGAGGGCGTTGCCGCACACGAGCTGGCCCACATACTCAATCGCGACATTCTCATCAGCACCATCGCTGCGACACTGGCGGGCGCTGTCATGTATATAGCCCAGATAGCTCAATTCGCGGCCTTCTTTGGCGGCGGTCGGCGCAATGATGAAGAAGGGGGAGGCGGTCTGCTGGGCATTTTCCTCGCAGCGATTGTCGCACCCGTGGCCGCCATGCTCCTTCAGATGGCTGTGAGTCGTTCGCGAGAATACATAGCCGATGCCACTGGCGCACAAATTTCGGGCAACCCGGTCGGGCTGGCTAACGCCCTTGGGCGGCTCGATGAGGCAGCACACCACGAGCATCTTCACTGCGCCACCGAAGCAACGGCGCACATGTATATAGCCAATCCCTTCTCGGCGGGCGGGCTCTCTAGCCTGTTTAGTACCCATCCCCCGATGGCGGAGCGGATTCAAAGATTGTTGGATATGCGGTAGAAACTTTTCTAGGAGAGAATGCTTCATGGACCGTGTCGAAATCAGTTCCTCGCCGAACGAGGAAGAATTATCCAAAAACGCTGTCGCTGGTAATGAGGAGGGCGAACAAGAAGGCCCCAAGGTAGTTGATCGGCGGCGAGTTCATGACGTTGCCGACAAAAGCAATTCATCAGAGGACGATGGTGAGGTGGTTGTCGAGGAGCCTGTCCGCAAACCCACCTTTGTCGAGGAGCTTGAGCAAAAAGTCGTAATTGCCGAGGAAAAACTTAAAGAGCATATCGAACGAATCGACAAAGAGTCGGCCGAGTTCCGGGCTCGCCAAGAGCGAGAGCTTGAGCGACGTACCCTTCAATCTCGGAAGGATGCCGTTTCTGCATTTCTTGGCATCGCCGATGATTTGAGTCGTGCGACGACTGCAGCCGCTGGCTCTCGCAATGACCCCACCAAGAGCAAGGAGGTGCTTGAGTCCCTTGTGCAGGGTGTTCAGATGATACAGGGTCGTTTTTTTCAAGAACTCGCCTCGCTAGGCGTTAAACCGTTCGTCGCCAAGGGAGAAAAATTCGATCCCGAGCGGCACGAGGCGGTGCGCACAGTTGAGGTGGACGACAAGAAATTCGATGGCTTTGTCGTCGAGGAGCTGGCGCGGGGTTATGTTCTTGGTGATGAAGTGATTCGCCCGAGCACTGTCGCTGTTGGGAAATACCCCTCTTCATCGTAAAACGCCGGGGGCAAGTCGTCTCCGGTTTTAGATGCTCTTTTGTGTGGCGCAGGGTTTTTAATAATCAACTCCAGGGAACCTGAATGAACGTAAACGGCAAGCGCGATTACTATGAAGTTCTGGGTATCTCCCGCGAAGCGGGCGATGCCGATATCAAAAAATCCTATCGCAATCTGGCGATGAAGTTTCATCCTGATAGGAATCCGGATGATCCAGATGCTGAGGAGCAGTTCAAGGAAGCGTCCGAGGCCTATCAAGTTTTGAGCGATGCTGATAAGCGCTCGAAGTATGATCGTTTCGGCCACGAAGGTCTAAATGGCATGGGTGCCCAGGGATTCTCGAATTTTGATGATATTGTTTCATCATTCGGTGACATCTTCGGGGACTTTTTCAGTGGTGGTGGAGGCGAGGGGCGGCGGAGCCGAAGAGACAGCCCTCAGCGCGGTCGCGATATGGCTTATCAATTGGAGTTGACCCTCGAGGAGGCGGCTGTCGGTGTCGAGCGCGAATTGGAGTTCGAGCGCACCGCCGAGTGTGCCTATTGTGGCGGCTCGGGTGCAAAGTCCGCCGACTCGATTCGCCAGTGCGCCTCGTGCAAGGGCAGTGGACAAGTTGCGTTTCGCCAGAGCTTCATCACCTATTCGACCACTTGCACGACCTGCGGCGGCTCGGGCTCTGAGATCGCCGAGCATTGCGTCGAATGTCAGGGACAGGGAAGGCGCAACGAAAATAGAAAAGTAAAGCTCAAGATTCCGGCGGGCATCGACGAGGGTGGAAGGCTCAGGCTCAGAGATGAGGGCGAGGGCGGCTTGAAAGGAGGTCCGGCCGGTGATTTATTTGTCGTGGCGTCGCTGTTGCCCCACGAGTATTTCCACCGGGAGGGGAGTGAGGTTATCACCCAGCTACATGTGACTTTCTCCCAGGCGGCGCTAGGCGCCGAAGTGGATGTGAAGACCCTCTACGGGGAATCAAAACTCAAGGTGCCTCGGGGGGTTCAACCGGGCGATTTGCTTCGTCTTCGCGGCGAGGGATTTCCTGTGCCGGGCCGAAAAGCGAAGGGCGATCATGTCGTCCAAATTCTTGTGCGCACACCCACTAAGCTCTCCTCCAAGGCGGAAAAGCTCTTCAAGGAGCTTGCCTCGCTTGAAGTAGGCGGCACCCACAAATCGGGAACCGAAAAGATGGGATTTTCCGGGTATATACAGAGTCTTGCCGAGGGGGTACGCCGCTTTTTTAAACGTTTTGGCGGAAAATTATTACCTGCCGGGTAGGCCGCATTGGGCCAGCCAGGTCTGACGGAGTGCGGTGTGGCGTCCCGGCCCGTGAAGCATTAGGATTGGCACGCACCCTGTGAGGGGTGGAGAAGAGGCATGAATTTTTGCAAAACACTTAGCAGAATTTGAGGACAAGACATGGTTGATGAAAATGAGTTAGAGCAGCAGGCCGAAGAATTTAAGGTTTCTGATAGGCGTTTTGCCGTCAGGGGCTACGAGGACGAGGAGGAAACCGAATCGGCGCCTGAAATAGCTCCCGATCCAGGGCCCGAGGAGGTGCCAGCCCCGCAGGCGCAGCCCTCACAAGCGGCGCCCGGAGACCCCGGAGTTGCTCCTGTTTCCGAGGAGAATCCCCCTTCAGCGGCTCCTGAAGGTGAGCCCGTCTCGTCCGAGGAGGGGGCTGAGGCTCCCGAGGAGGCCCCGTCGCGGGAGTTTGAAACGCTTCTCGCAATTCTTCAGACCAATGCGATTGCAGCCATGGGTATTAATCCCCAGACCGGAGAGAAATCCGGAGGGGCGGACCCAAAGAGTGCGAAGCTGTTTGTTGACCTGATTTCCATGGTTAAAGAGAAGATGACGGGAAACCTTTCGGAGGAAGAAGATAGAATTCTCACCCAGGTTCTCTCTGAGCTT
Coding sequences:
- a CDS encoding nucleotide exchange factor GrpE codes for the protein MDRVEISSSPNEEELSKNAVAGNEEGEQEGPKVVDRRRVHDVADKSNSSEDDGEVVVEEPVRKPTFVEELEQKVVIAEEKLKEHIERIDKESAEFRARQERELERRTLQSRKDAVSAFLGIADDLSRATTAAAGSRNDPTKSKEVLESLVQGVQMIQGRFFQELASLGVKPFVAKGEKFDPERHEAVRTVEVDDKKFDGFVVEELARGYVLGDEVIRPSTVAVGKYPSSS
- a CDS encoding DUF1844 domain-containing protein, translating into MVDENELEQQAEEFKVSDRRFAVRGYEDEEETESAPEIAPDPGPEEVPAPQAQPSQAAPGDPGVAPVSEENPPSAAPEGEPVSSEEGAEAPEEAPSREFETLLAILQTNAIAAMGINPQTGEKSGGADPKSAKLFVDLISMVKEKMTGNLSEEEDRILTQVLSELRMMYVQHVGIG
- a CDS encoding zinc metalloprotease HtpX, which encodes MSTNSIKSFALLGLLTALILWVGNLVGGRGGLIIALLIAVAMNGYSYWYSDKMVLWSTGAQEVLPGHAPELYGMVGDLARRAQLPMPRVYVVPERAPNAFATGRNPENAAVAFTEGILETLDREELEGVAAHELAHILNRDILISTIAATLAGAVMYIAQIAQFAAFFGGGRRNDEEGGGGLLGIFLAAIVAPVAAMLLQMAVSRSREYIADATGAQISGNPVGLANALGRLDEAAHHEHLHCATEATAHMYIANPFSAGGLSSLFSTHPPMAERIQRLLDMR
- the dnaJ gene encoding molecular chaperone DnaJ is translated as MNVNGKRDYYEVLGISREAGDADIKKSYRNLAMKFHPDRNPDDPDAEEQFKEASEAYQVLSDADKRSKYDRFGHEGLNGMGAQGFSNFDDIVSSFGDIFGDFFSGGGGEGRRSRRDSPQRGRDMAYQLELTLEEAAVGVERELEFERTAECAYCGGSGAKSADSIRQCASCKGSGQVAFRQSFITYSTTCTTCGGSGSEIAEHCVECQGQGRRNENRKVKLKIPAGIDEGGRLRLRDEGEGGLKGGPAGDLFVVASLLPHEYFHREGSEVITQLHVTFSQAALGAEVDVKTLYGESKLKVPRGVQPGDLLRLRGEGFPVPGRKAKGDHVVQILVRTPTKLSSKAEKLFKELASLEVGGTHKSGTEKMGFSGYIQSLAEGVRRFFKRFGGKLLPAG